A window of the Fusarium poae strain DAOMC 252244 chromosome 3, whole genome shotgun sequence genome harbors these coding sequences:
- a CDS encoding hypothetical protein (BUSCO:5552at5125~CAZy:GH5_12~CAZy:GH5), which produces MSSFRLLIEDGQFRDSRGRQVVLRGINLAADAKLPSEPDQPSHVPTDFFDGDNVSFHQRPFPKEDARSHFSRLRRYGFNTIRYIFTWEALEAAGPGKYDEDFIQHTIDILRIAKEYGFYIFMDPHQDVWSRFTGGSGAPLWTLYACGLNPQSFAATEAAIVHNTYPNPDEFPKMIWSTNYYRLAAGTIFTLFFAGKDFAPKCIIDGVNIQDYLQDHFMRACSQLAQRIHEAGDLEDVVVIGWESMNEPNKGMTGYKDLTVIPKEHPLKKGTCPTMWQTMLTGMGRACEVDTWEMGGLGPYKTGSTLVDPHGEIAWLPEGYDDSRYGWKRDPDWKLGQCIWAQHGVWDPETDTLLRKDYFSKNPHTGKMIDYPQFTNTYFMDFWRKYVKTCRAVHKDCIMLMQFPTLELPPEIKGTEDDDPRMAFTPHYYDGITLMTKHWNSTWNVDVVGVLRGKYWHPALAIRIGETAIRNCLRDQLATLRQEGLDRTGKHPCVLSEFGIPYDMDDKKAYKTGDYSSQSAAMDANYFAVEGSQIEGHCLWTYCARNDHVRGDFWNGEDLSILSLDDKPLPDSPLPEYSQSTLDLAKTVTATNGKKDVADDRNVTPDNLKRTLTNPSISSAPSTKDPQLTNAPGYRAAEAYVRPTPTVVYGDVLSTGFDLRQCTYTLNVKAPRETPDDAPTIVFLPEHHFPKEQCEVAVSSGKWELSTDDEEGTSLQMLRWWHGQGEQSLKISGLVRKHNVPVGSEEDAGYLEQCQQGYGFNFGSCSVM; this is translated from the coding sequence ATGTCGTCCTTCCGCCTGTTGATTGAAGACGGCCAGTTTCGTGACAGTCGCGGTCGCCAGGTCGTCCTCCGTGGTATTAACCTCGCCGCCGATGCTAAACTCCCCAGCGAACCCGACCAACCGTCTCATGTTCCCACCGACTTCTTTGACGGTGACAATGTATCCTTTCATCAACGCCCTTTCCCCAAGGAGGATGCGCGATCTCACTTTTCGCGCCTTAGACGATATGGCTTCAACACAATCCGTTACATCTTTACATGGGAGGCGCTTGAAGCGGCGGGACCAGGCAAATATGACGAGGACTTCATTCAACATACCATCGACATCCTGAGGATAGCAAAAGAATACGGTTTCTATATTTTTATGGACCCCCATCAAGACGTTTGGTCTCGTTTTACCGGTGGCTCAGGAGCGCCGTTATGGACGTTGTATGCGTGCGGTCTTAACCCCCAGAGTTTCGCTGCGACCGAAGCTGCTATTGTACACAATACTTACCCAAACCCCGACGAGTTTCCAAAAATGATCTGGTCGACAAACTACTACCGACTTGCAGCCGGCACCATCTTTACTCTCTTCTTCGCTGGCAAAGACTTTGCTCCAAAGTGTATCATTGACGGCGTCAACATCCAAGATTATCTACAAGATCATTTCATGAGGGCTTGCAGTCAGCTTGCCCAACGAATTCATGAGGCAGGCGATTTGGAGGACGTTGTGGTTATTGGATGGGAAAGCATGAATGAGCCCAATAAGGGCATGACTGGTTACAAAGATCTCACTGTTATCCCCAAAGAACACCCCTTGAAGAAAGGCACATGCCCAACCATGTGGCAGACGATGTTGACTGGCATGGGGCGAGCTTGTGAGGTCGATACGTGGGAAATGGGTGGCCTTGGTCCGTATAAAACTGGAAGCACGCTGGTAGACCCACACGGCGAAATCGCATGGTTACCGGAAGGCTATGATGACTCGCGATATGGATGGAAGCGCGATCCTGACTGGAAGCTTGGCCAGTGTATCTGGGCGCAGCACGGGGTTTGGGACCCCGAGACTGACACTCTCTTGCGTAAGGACTACTTCTCCAAAAACCCGCATACAGGAAAGATGATCGACTATCCGCAGTTTACCAACACCTATTTCATGGACTTCTGGCGCAAGTATGTCAAAACTTGCCGCGCCGTTCACAAGGACTGCATTATGCTCATGCAGTTCCCCACCCTGGAATTACCTCCCGAGATCAAAGGaactgaagatgacgacccCCGAATGGCTTTCACCCCGCATTACTACGACGGCATCACGCTCATGACCAAGCACTGGAACAGCACATGGAATGTCGACGTGGTTGGAGTTCTGCGAGGCAAGTACTGGCATCCAGCCTTGGCCATCAGGATTGGGGAGACAGCTATCCGGAACTGTCTTCGCGATCAACTCGCAACACTAAGACAGGAAGGTCTCGACCGTACGGGAAAGCATCCTTGTGTGTTGTCAGAGTTCGGTATTCCCTACGATATGGATGATAAGAAGGCTTACAAGACGGGTGACTATTCAAGCCAGTCAGCGGCAATGGACGCCAACTACTTTGCCGTGGAAGGATCGCAAATTGAAGGACACTGCTTGTGGACATATTGTGCAAGAAATGACCACGTTCGAGGAGATTTTTGGAACGGAGAGGACTTGTCGATTCTTTCATTAGATGATAAACCCCTTCCGGATTCTCCTCTTCCCGAATACTCGCAGTCGACACTGGATTTGGCTAAGACTGTGACTGCTACAAACGGAAAAAAGGATGTGGCCGATGACCGAAACGTTACACCCGATAATCTTAAACGAACGCTTACCAACCCATCCATTAGCTCCGCGCCCTCTACTAAAGACCCCCAGCTAACCAATGCTCCGGGCTaccgtgctgctgaagcctATGTGCGCCCAACACCCACTGTGGTGTACGGTGACGTTTTGTCCACTGGATTCGATCTGCGACAGTGCACGTATACCCTCAATGTCAAGGCACCCAGGGAAACACCAGACGATGCTCCTACGATTGTGTTTTTGCCCGAGCATCATTTCCCCAAGGAACAGTGCGAGGTAGCTGTGTCTTCGGGCAAGTGGGAATTGAGCacagatgatgaagagggcACGTCACTTCAAATGCTTAGATGGTGGCATGGTCAAGGCGAGCAGAGCCTCAAAATTTCAGGTCTTGTGCGAAAGCACAATGTTCCTGTAGGATCTGAAGAGGATGCTGGTTATCTTGAGCAATGCCAGCAAGGCTATGGATTTAACTTTGGAAGCTGCAGTGTTATGTGA
- a CDS encoding hypothetical protein (BUSCO:2072at5125) yields the protein MKGSDSLRRANRPAANFDLPPAALAQAQQQAQVQVQAQGFRSQSQSQSQSQPQESITNTVTSTSPEITNASLHGQAQAKAQALTTAKFRSSSRPSLQDLALVDGTSTSNNHDLPPAYALSSSSSSTGPSSFSYPPAHAHPRPSTANTAATTHTQSRPRPLGPSSSDIATAEQAQFLRIHPVSSASSLRPRASTTSASAAVVSASTSPSHTPNSLLRQHTLPPSAVDNNSAHFVPRGGLPPAPSIMYQANQRHVSGTDPTRPYQVPPPPPPPMGGPNTGHMPNMMNLPPPPPLPRYNTAPGSNGVSLPPPPGPPPASALGQQPPWHGAFGRMYDSRSGFNIPPPPPSSQHQPYNPKLHAQIAAGQTVSIPPPPPPNEAMSATYIPQGDTYGEGVGIPAFGLEDPTLTVNSQTLRPVTTPQSGTDTNATTPMDEATRERLYTANNAQPRGTSNSSNPTPPGSIPPEIAAQWPLDKVLLWLAQNQFSKDWQETFKALNLHGAQFLELGSGHGGRGNFGMMHQQVYPRLAQECTNSRTGWDQPREREEGKRMRRLIRSIVTGRPADVSKVSTAHGRKESLNGGHGNNLPSAGTDPMDSPNTPLTAPGPGFSSRRFSQTRSTTLPNSISASNVSSESNHRNILKHVDTDGARRHSPNVSESSEATFRAPAVHSASPTGSPGIPPAMYTTTPTIAQSPSAIKAGHRSRSSLDSVASNAAIYGSGVPSDAASLLNRNMNLGDIVHGRNHDARSRHSPSDGGDRSAGGETPSSAKDSKSFLSFLSRKKRQTKDDGAYPSPEEMEASPTSPHGSIRPIVGLGVRGSNGSDTNLDLSGSTLGDDRNGNTLNMRSKKISPVRTYVLATMDYWNYRMCDITEAETATEVRQVICMHLGLGDYENSHIYLTEAGKFEHMDPLDDPSLVTVRRAKGDPLGTLKFFVTPPGVAPISSLSIKADVPVIVSPGYLSPKMTVDDAQQSSRQRSSSSPPTSWSNTLIDEKNEDKVAREAKQYRAEMERKQQEYLAKRKQAAMKGSPSETLGPGIVGRNVDFDQPRESPYEDKRPEPLFPQRRPPAPPTDPSATLIKANSLSRKTGASMRTSSSSLEGYPSKRYPENEMTEKSKKANKQAPPAPGIGAALAGMGRNLSAIGQSAKNGRASSPSRSSTNSIPGVPRAASPAEMSPNSSRPRTSFPPNQQSPTHRRASHGPEPEFEDSDVHFSKPAPAPPADDDSDDDSDDGLFAIPIANRNKGKAAAANVDANGHGKRPSLHVNTERSRKGLSVAFKSPKSFGSGVTPDSNEDSGRQKPTTPRSDTWEPEEKGGLGRRKSFIEKDVWANRPPTDALINNLDDFFPNLDLDQPVLDEPGESGMPPSPIAESSETNIDQLAQNAPPQTAVSSYPQQAPPAIPPTRQPSLYNENDTLGSDESTLKALDQQRPTSVAQRSIRRSGGLGRMKSIREVARGAHEANKRTNSTNQGQTAATNIMRRKSTKMFNANIVQIRPDRRGSVVMPQIPQDTVPKRQTTFRWFKGQLIGKGTYGRVYLGMNATTGEFLAVKEVEVNPKAAGGDKNKMKELVAALDQEIDTMQHLDHINIVQYLGCERKETSISIFLEYISGGSIGSCLRKHGKFEESVVSSLTRQTLSGLAYLHREGILHRDLKADNILLDLDGTCKISDFGISKKTDNIYGNDKTNSMQGSVFWMAPEVIRSQGEGYSAKVDIWSLGCVVLEMFAGKRPWAKEEAVGAIYKIANGERPPIPEDIQDTLGPLAVAFMMDCFQVNPFDRPTADVLLSQHPFCELDPNYQFYDTALYHRIKSFK from the exons ATGAAGGGTAGCGACAGCTTGCGACGGGCTAACCGTCCCGCTGCCAATTTCGACCTGCCACCAGCAGCTTTGGCCCAGGCGCAACAGCAGGCTCAGGTTCAGGTTCAGGCTCAGGGTTTTCggtctcaatctcaatctcaatctcaatctcaacctcaagagTCCATCACAAACACCGTAACTTCAACAAGTCCAGAGATCACCAACGCATCTCTTCACGGCCAAGCTCAAGCAAAGGCCCAGGCTCTTACAACCGCCAAGTTCCGTTCCTCTTCGAGACCCAGTCTTCAGGACCTGGCCCTTGTCGACGGgacttcaacttcaaacaACCACGACCTACCTCCAGCCTATGCCCTgtcgtcctcctcctcctcgacgGGGCCATCGTCTTTTTCTTATCCTCCCGCGCATGCGCATCCGCGCCCATCGACTGCTAACACTGCTGCAACAACGCACACTCAATCTCGACCCCGGCCCCTGGGTCCATCCTCCTCCGACATAGCGACCGCCGAGCAGGCACAGTTCCTCCGCATCCACCCTGTCTCATCTGCTTCGAGCTTACGTCCAAGGGCTTCCACCACTAGCGCCagtgctgctgttgtttctGCTTCTACGTCTCCATCGCATACACCTAATTCTCTCCTTCGACAACACACCTTGCCGCCGTCTGCTGTCGACAACAACTCTGCCCACTTTGTTCCTCGAGGCGGGTTGCCCCCCGCGCCGTCCATCATGTATCAGGCAAACCAGAGACATGTCTCGGGCACCGATCCCACGAGACCCTACCAGGtccctccgccgccgccgccccCAATGGGAGGTCCAAATACCGGCCATATGCCTAACATGATGAACCTgcctccgccgccgccgcttcCAAGATATAATACCGCCCCGGGATCAAACGGCGTCTCGCTCCCCCCACCTCCCGGTCCGCCTCCGGCGAGTGCCCTCGGCCAGCAACCTCCGTGGCACGGTGCTTTTGGGCGCATGTACGACAGCCGGTCAGGATTCAACATCCCCCCGCCGCCGCCCAGCAGCCAGCACCAGCCGTACAACCCAAAGTTACACGCCCAGATCGCCGCAGGGCAAACAGTCTCTATCCCTCCACCTCCCCCGCCGAATGAGGCCATGAGTGCGACCTACATACCGCAGGGCGACACGTACGGAGAGGGAGTTGGTATCCCCGCCTTTGGACTGGAAGACCCAACCCTGACTGTCAACTCGCAGACACTACGGCCAGTGACAACACCGCAAAGCGGAACTGACACAAATGCCACAACTCCCATGGACGAGGCTACGAGAGAACGTCTCTATACTGCCAATAACGCCCAGCCGCGCGGTACCTCCAATTCCTCAAACCCCACCCCTCCCGGCTCGATCCCTCCAGAAATCGCTGCTCAGTGGCCCCTCGACAAAGTGCTGCTTTGGTTGGCCCAGAATCAGTTCTCCAAAGATTGGCAGGAAACTTTCAAGGCCCTCAATCTTCACGGAGCTCAATTTCTTGAGCTCGGCAGTGGCCACGGCGGACGTGGTAACTTTGGTATGATGCATCAACAGGTGTATCCCAGGCTTGCACAGGAGTGTACCAATAGTCGAACTGGCTGGGATCAACCACGAGAGCGAGAGGAAGGAAAGCGAATGCGAAGGCTAATCCGAAGTATTGTGACCGGTCGACCCGCTGATGTGTCTAAAGTTTCAACGGCTCACGGCCGGAAAGAATCGCTCAACGGCGGGCATGGGAATAACCTACCAAGCGCTGGAACTGATCCCATGGACTCGCCTAAT ACACCCCTTACTGCCCCTGGTCCTGGCTTCAGCAGTCGTAGATTCTCTCAAACAAGGTCCACCACACTGCCAAACAGCATCAGCGCATCCAACGTTAGTTCCGAGTCTAACCACCGCAATATCCTCAAGCATGTTGATACGGATGGAGCACGCCGCCATAGTCCCAACGTCAGTGAGTCTAGTGAGGCCACATTCCGAGCCCCCGCTGTCCACTCAGCAAGCCCTACTGGCAGCCCAGGCATCCCTCCAGCGATGTATACTACTACGCCCACTATCGCTCAGTCTCCTAGCGCAATCAAAGCTGGCCATCGTTCTAGAAGTAGTCTGGATTCAGTAGCCTCCAACGCAGCCATTTATGGATCAGGTGTACCATCGGATGCCGCCTCGTTACTCAATCGAAATATGAACCTCGGAGACATTGTCCATGGCCGCAACCACGATGCGCGATCACGGCACTCTCCATCTGATGGAGGTGATAGATCAGCAGGCGGAGAGACTCCCTCTTCAGCTAAAGACTCCAAGAGCTTCTTAAGTTTCCTGTCTAGGAAAAAGAGGCAAACAAAAGATGACGGTGCATACCCGTCTCCTGAAGAGATGGAAGCTTCTCCGACGTCTCCACACGGATCTATCCGACCTATTGTGGGTTTGGGTGTCCGAGGAAGCAATGGCAGCGATACCAATCTTGACCTCTCTGGCTCGACATTAGGCGACGACAGGAACGGCAATACTCTGAACATGCGATCAAAGAAAATTAGTCCCGTACGGACCTATGTCCTCGCCACGATGGACTACTGGAACTATCGAATGTGTGACATCACTGAAGCAGAGACCGCAACAGAAGTTCGCCAAGTAATATGCATGCACCTGGGCTTGGGTGACTACGAAAACTCACACATCTACCTCACTGAAGCGGGCAAATTCGAACACATGGATCCTCTGGATGACCCGAGCCTGGTGACCGTGCGGCGAGCGAAGGGCGATCCTCTTGGGACACTCAAGTTCTTTGTGACACCTCCAGGGGTTGCTCCCATATCTAGCCTCTCTATCAAGGCTGACGTCCCCGTAATCGTATCTCCTGGTTACCTTTCACCCAAAATGACCGTTGACGATGCTCAACAGAGTAGCAGACAGCGGTCTAGCTCATCGCCTCCGACATCGTGGTCCAACACATTGATAGATGAAAAGAATGAGGACAAGGTGGCGCGAGAGGCAAAACAATACAGAGCTGAAATGGAAAGAAAACAGCAAGAGTATCTAGCCAAGAGGAAGCAGGCAGCAATGAAGGGTAGTCCTTCAGAGACACTCGGACCTGGCATCGTGGGTCGAAATGTTGATTTCGATCAACCTCGCGAGTCGCCGTATGAGGACAAGCGACCCGAACCACTCTTCCCCCAAAGACGACCTCCGGCACCACCCACTGACCCCTCGGCGACATTAATCAAGGCCAACTCACTGAGCCGAAAGACTGGAGCAAGCATGCGAACATCCAGCAGTAGTCTGGAGGGTTATCCGTCAAAACGATATCCGGAGAACGAGATGACGGAGAAGTCAAAGAAAGCCAACAAGCAAGCACCACCAGCGCCTGGCATTGGGGCCGCCCTCGCAGGCATGGGCAGAAATTTGAGTGCCATCGGACAATCCGCCAAGAACGGTCGTGCCTCATCCCCCTCTCGATCATCAACAAATTCGATTCCTGGAG TCCCCCGGGCAGCGTCTCCAGCAGAGATGAGCCCCAACTCGAGTCGCCCACGGACTTCGTTCCCCCCGAATCAACAATCACCTACCCATCGGCGTGCTTCCCATGGTCCAGAGCCCGAGTTTGAAGACTCGGATGTGCACTTCTCGAAGCCAGCCCCAGCCCCACCAGCTGACGATGACAGTGATGATGACTCTGATGATGGGCTGTTCGCCATTCCCATTGCTAATCGAAACAAGGGcaaagctgctgctgcgAACGTGGATGCAAATGGCCATGGCAAACGTCCCAGTCTTCACGTAAATACAGAGCGATCGAGAAAGGGCCTATCGGTTGCCTTTAAATCGCCCAAATCCTTTGGCAGCGGCGTGACCCCAGACAGTAACGAGGACTCGGGTCGGCAGAAACCGACAACTCCCCGCTCTGACACATGGGAGCCCGAAGAGAAGGGAGGGCTTGGTCGACGAAAATCGTtcattgagaaggatgtctGGGCTAACCGACCCCCCACGGACGCCCTTATCAACAATCTCGACGACTTCTTCCCCAACTTGGATCTTGACCAACCTGTTCTTGATGAGCCTGGCGAGAGTGGAATGCCACCATCTCCGATTGCCGAGAGTTCAGAGACGAATATTGATCAACTAGCTCAAAACGCACCACCACAAACAGCAGTCTCGAGTTACCCTCAACAAGCACCGCCAGCCATCCCTCCAACTCGTCAGCCGTCTCTCTACAACGAAAACGATACTCTTGGTTCCGATGAATCAACCCTAAAAGCTCTTGATCAACAGCGACCAACTTCTGTGGCCCAGAGGAGTATTCGACGCTCAGGTGGCCTTGGTCGAATGAAATCCATCCGTGAAGTTGCTCGTGGTGCTCACGAAGCCAACAAGCGAACCAATTCAACCAATCAAGGACAGACGGCAGCCACGAACATCATGCGCCGAAAGAGTACCAAAATGTTCAACGCCAACATTGTGCAAATTCGACCAGACAGGCGTGGTAGTGTTGTCATGCCCCAAATTCCCCAAGACACAGTACCGAAGCGACAGACGACATTTAGGTGGTTCAAGGGTCAGCTTATCGGCAAGGGTACTTATGGCCGTGTCTACCTCGGTATGAATGCCACTACCGGAGAGTTTTTGGCCGTGAAGGAGGTTGAAGTCAACCCCAAGGCTGCTGGCGgagacaagaacaagatgaaGGAGCTTGTTGCCGCTCTCGATCAAGAGATCGACACTATGCAGCATCTAGACCATATCAACATCGTGCAGTACCTGGGTTGCGAGCGAAAGGAaaccagcatcagcatcttCCTTGAGTACATTTCCGGTGGTAGCATCGGATCTTGTCTGCGAAAGCACGGCAAGTTCGAAGAGTCTGTAGTCTCTTCACTGACGCGACAAACGCTCTCAGGTCTTGCTTACCTGCACAGAGAGGGCATTCTACACCGTGATCTCAAGGCTGATAACATCCTGCTCGATCTGGACGGTACTTGCAAGATCAGCGATTTCGGTATTTCCAAGAAGACAGACAACATCTACGGCAATGATAAGACCAACTCAATGCAAGGCTCGGTCTTTTGGATGGCACCCGAAGTGATTCGGTCCCAGGGCGAAGGTTACAGTGCCAAGGTAGATATTTGGAGCTTGGGCTGCGTGGTTCTGGAGATGTTTGCTGGCAAACGCCCTTGGGCTAAGGAGGAGGCTGTCGGCGCTATCTACAAGATCGCCAACGGTGAAAGACCTCCCATCCCTGAGGACATCCAGGATACCCTTGGCCCGTTGGCCGTGGCTTTTATGATGGATTGTTTCCAAGT AAACCCGTTCGATCGTCCTACGGCAGATGTGCTCCTCTCGCAGCACCCGTTCTGCGAACTCGACCCCAATTACCAATTTTATGACACAGCGTTGTATCACAGGATCAAGTCATTCAAATAA
- the MSH2 gene encoding MutS-like protein (BUSCO:3985at5125): MASRPELKLDDEGGFIRFFKSLPDVNQDTIRIFDRGDWYTSHGQDANYIAKTVYKTTSVVRQLGRNDHTGLPSVTMTMTVFRQFLREALLKLGKRVEIWQSSSGRMNWKCIKQASPGNLQDVEDDLGGQIESAPMILAVKISAKASEARNVGVCFADASVRELGVSEFLDNDLYSNFEALLIQLGVRECLVQVDKGDKKDEKEKDPELAKIKKIIDNCGVAIAERPAGDFGIRDIEQDLARLLKDERSASLLPQTDLKLAMGSASSLIKYLGVLQDPSNFGQYQLYQHDLAHFMKLDAAALKALNLMPGPRDGSKTMSIFGVLNHCKTPVGSRLLAQWLKQPLMSKNEIEKRQQLVEAFYVDTELRQTLQEEHLRSIPDLYRLSKRFQRGKANLEDVVRAYQVVIRLPGFIGTFEGVMDENYKDPLDEAYTTKLRDLSDSLGKLQDMVEQTVDLDALDRHEYIIKADFDKSLRIIRKKLDQLDKDIRAEFTASAKDLGQEADKKIFLETSHKVHGVCMRLTRQEAGCIRNNSKYQECSTQKNGVYFTTKKLQAYRREYDQLSQNYNRTQSSLVHEVVQVASSYCPVLERLAGILAHLDVIVSLAHASVHAPESYVRPKIHARGEGQTILREARHPCMELQDDVQFITNDVELTRDKSSFLIITGPNMGGKSTFIRQTGVIALMAQIGCFVPCAEAELTIYDSILARVGASDSQLKGVSTFMAEMLETANILKSATSESLIIIDELGRGTSTYDGFGLAWAISEHIVKEIGCSAMFATHFHELTALADQYPQVQNLHVTAHIGGTDAAAASEADAKREVTLLYKVAPGVCDQSFGIHVAELVRFPDKVVRMAKRKADELEDFTTKHDDLALQYSKQDMEDGSAMLKRVLVEWKDKVKAGGMSREEQVAALKELVGANSELQANPFFQSVKAL; encoded by the exons ATGGCTTCACGACCAGAGTTAAAG CTCGATGACGAGGGCGGTTTCATTCGCTTCTTCAAGTCCTTACCTGACGTTAACCAAGACACAATCCGCATCTTTGATCGAGGCGACTGGTACACTTcccatggtcaagatgcgAACTACATCGCAAAGACT GTCTACAAGACAACTTCTGTTGTACGACAGCTCGGCCGAAACGACCACACCGGACTACCTTCTGTCACCATGACCATGACTGTATTCCGACAATTCCTCCGGGAAGCCCTACTAAAGCTCGGAAAGCGAGTCGAGATTTGGCAGAGCTCTTCTGGTCGTATGAACTGGAAGTGCATCAAGCAAGCGTCGCCAGGCAATCTCCAAGACGTGGAGGACGATTTAGGGGGCCAGATCGAGTCAGCACCTATGATTCTCGCAGTCAAGATCTCAGCAAAGGCTTCCGAAGCTCGTAATGTCGGTGTCTGCTTTGCAGATGCTAGCGTTCGAGAGCTGGGTGTCAGCGAGTTTCTCGACAATGACCTATATTCCAACTTTGAGGCACTCCTTATTCAGCTCGGTGTTCGCGAGTGCCTGGTCCAAGTTGACAAGGGCGACAAGAAGGACGAAAAGGAGAAGGATCCTGAGCTGGCCaagataaaaaagattatcgACAACTGCGGCGTCGCCATTGCAGAGAGACCAGCTGGCGACTTTGGCATTAGGGATATCGAACAGGACTTGGCACGTCTACTCAAGGATGAACGGTCGGCATCTCTTCTCCCACAGACAGATCTCAAGCTGGCCATGGGATCCGCATCATCTCTCATCAAGTACCTCGGGGTTCTACAAGACCCTTCCAACTTTGGCCAGTATCAATTGTACCAGCACGACCTAGCCCATTTTATGAAGTTGGATGCTGCTGCCCTCAAAGCTCTCAACCTTATGCCAGGCCCACGCGACGGATCCAAGACGATGAGCATCTTTGGTGTTCTTAACCACTGCAAGACACCGGTGGGCAGTCGACTCTTGGCACAATGGTTGAAACAGCCTTTGATGAGCAAGAATGAGATTGAAAAGCGCCAGCAGTTGGTGGAAGCTTTCTATGTCGACACTGAACTTCGCCAAACGTTACAGGAGGAACACCTTCGGTCTATCCCCGACCTTTACAGACTCTCAAAGAGATTCCAACGAGGCAAGGCCAACCTGGAGGATGTCGTCCGCGCATACCAAGTTGTTATACGCCTGCCTGGTTTTATTGGTACGTTTGAGGGTGTCATGGATGAAAACTACAAGGACCCCCTCGACGAGGCTTATACCACCAAGCTTCGCGACCTTTCCGATAGCTTGGGTAAACTCCAGGATATGGTGGAGCAGACGGTCGATCTCGATGCCCTTGATCGCCATGAATACATAATCAAGGCCGACTTCGACAAAAGCTTGCGTATCATTCGCAAGAAGCTTGATCAGCTCGACAAGGATATTCGAGCCGAGTTTACCGCTTCAGCCAAGGACCTAGGCCAAGAAGCCGACAAGAAGATTTTCCTTGAGACCAGCCACAAGGTTCATGGAGTGTGTATGCGTCTTACGCGACAAGAGGCTGGCTGCATCCGAAACAACTCCAAGTACCAGGAGTGTTCGACACAGAAGAACGGTGTCTATTTCACGACCAAGAAGTTGCAAGCCTATCGACGCGAATACGATCAGCTGTCTCAAAATTACAACAGGACGCAAAGCAGCCTTGTCCATGAAGTTGTCCAGGTCGCTTCGTCCTACTGCCCTGTCTTAGAACGTCTTGCTGGTATCCTTGCTCATCTCGACGTGATTGTCTCTCTTGCTCACGCCTCTGTTCACGCCCCTGAGTCGTATGTTCGACCCAAGATCCATGCCCGTGGTGAGGGCCAGACAATCCTTCGCGAAGCTCGTCACCCTTGTATGGAACTTCAAGATGATGTTCAATTCATCACTAACGATGTTGAGCTCACACGTGACAAGTCGTCGTTCCTTATTATCACCGGTCCCAATATGGGCGGTAAGTCAACCTTCATTCGACAAACCGGCGTCATTGCCCTTATGGCCCAGATTGGATGCTTCGTGCCATGTGCAGAGGCCGAGTTGACTATCTACGACTCGATCCTGGCACGCGTGGGTGCCAGCGACTCGCAGCTCAAGGGCGTTTCGACCTTCATGGCCGAAATGCTCGAGACAGCCAATATCCTCAAGTCAGCTACCTCGGAGTCCTTGATCATTATTGACGAACTAGGACGTGGCACATCGACTTATGACGGTTTTGGTTTGGCGTGGGCGATCTCGGAGCACATTGTTAAGGAAATTGGCTGCTCCGCCATGTTTGCTACTCACTTCCACGAACTCACAGCTCTTGCCGACCAGTACCCCCAAGTGCAGAACCTTCATGTAACGGCGCACATCGGCGGTACTgatgcagcagcagcctcagaAGCGGATGCCAAACGCGAAGTGACTTTGTTGTACAAGGTGGCACCAGGCGTGTGCGACCAGAGTTTCGGCATCCACGTTGCAGAGCTGGTCCGCTTCCCGGACAAGGTGGTCCGCATGGCCAAGCGCAAGGCAGACGAGCTCGAAGACTTCACCACCAAGCACGATGACCTTGCCTTGCAGTACAGCAAGCAGGACATGGAGGACGGCAGTGCTATGCTGAAGCGAGTTCTGGTGGAGTGGaaggacaaggtcaaggctggAGGCATGAgccgagaggagcaagtagCTGCCCTGAAAGAGCTTGTTGGGGCAAACTCAGAGCTTCAGGCGAACCCTTTCTTTCAATCTGTAAAGGCTCTTTAG